The Magnetococcus marinus MC-1 genome contains the following window.
AGCCCCCTTTTGTGCGACTCATCTCTTGATTGCCGCCTTTGGCCCCAGCTGCATGCGGATGCACCTTGCAGTGAGATGCATCGATCATCAACCACTCGTAATCAGGGTCTTCAATCATCTGGTCAAGCAGCTTCTCCCAGATCCCTTTGTCGCGCCACCGGCAGAAACGGCGTTGAGTGTTGTTCCAATCGCCATAATCTGGTGGAAGATCGCGCCATGGCGCACCTGTACGCAAAATCCAAAACACCTGGAGGGTTCTAGGCCCGAAACGAACCGTCTCTGGAGAATTTTCGCCCACAGCAGAGAAAGTTCGACCCCTGATTTTGGTTGACAAAAATGATCGAACAATACATTTCCTCATTTAAAAACAGACTCTAACGATTCACCATCAAAAACTCTATCGGTCCATACTTCAATCTGCTCCACACCAGAATTCTGGATTTTCTCTTCCACCCAAGCAGGAAGCTCACCGAAACACCGGTGTAATTGGCGCAGAAGCAGTGCTGCTTCCCCCTCTTGACGACCCTCTTGACGACCCTTCGACATCATCTCACGGGCAAACAGGGAAGCATACTCCTCCGCTTCTCCTGGAAAAGCCTCTTCTGCATAGGCCTGTACATCTGCCATCGTCATTCCCCTATACGTCTGAATCAGATATCTCAACACCAACTTGGCAAAATCAGGATCCCCTTGGGTCCCCTTCCCTATCTGTGGAAACACAACCACACCTTCGGCACCCTGAAATGCATACTTCATTGCCATCAAGGCGGCACGCAAACGTGTGTCTTCAGATAAGGCATCATCTTCGACCCGGCCTAAATCCGTCACCGCGAAACTGAAATCAAGCAGATGAGGCAGCAAGCTTTCATCTGCTTCAATCAATGCAGAAAAATGGTTGGGAACCTTCCACTCACGCGCCCCATGGTACACCACCAGCGGCACAATCGGAGGCAGCTTCTGCATTTTCTTTTGAATCAAACGTTCCCAAATCCTGACCATATAACGCAGCAATTGAAATGCAACCCACTCGTCGTTATAGCTCTTATGCTCAACTAACGTGTAGATGTACGCTGCTTTTCCTTCCCGGCTCTTCACCCTGAAAAGACGGTCTGTTAAATGTTCCCGAAATTCGCCATCAATGAATGACCCATCCACTAACTCAGGTGGCTCTGATGACAACAACTCCGTCACTTCTTTTGGCAACTGCTCCCGAAGCAAAGTTCCAGCCTTGTCTGGATCACTCAATAGTGCTTTCAGAAACCGATCATGCGGCTGAGTTATCTTGGTCATACGGGAACAATTCCGTTCAGGGCTTTATTTCAAGGAGCTATGCATGCTCAGCACACTAACAGAACTCATCCACATCATCACGGGATTGTTCAAATCTCAGGTGGCGCTTCAGATAGAAATCCTGGCTTTGCGCCACCAACTCAACGTCCTACAGAGAAAACACCCAAAGCGTGTCAAATTGAAACCATGGGACCGCATCTTCTGGATCTGGCTGTCTCGAATCTGGCCGGGCTGGAAAGACGCGCTGGTGATCATCAAGCCGGACACAGTGATCAAGTGGCACAAGAAAGGTTTCAAGCTGTACTGGCGGTATCTGTCCAAAAGGAGACAGCCCGGCAGACCAAAGGTCCCAGCGATGATACGAAAACTGATCAGACAAATGAGCCGCGAAAATCCACTCTGGGGAGCACCACGCATGCACGGCGAGTTACTGAAATGGGGTATGATGTCGGGGAAACATCGGTCTCAAAGTACATGGTTAAACCCGACAATCCTCCGTCACAGAGCTGGAGAACCTTTCTTGATAACCACGCGAATCAGATCATTGCCATGGACTTTTTCACCGTACCGACCATCTTTTTCAAGGTGCTGCACATCCTGATTTTAATTGACGACGATCGTAGACGCATCATTCACTTCAACGTAACTACATCCAACATCAGCTTGGGGCATTCAACAAATCCGCGAAGCGTTTCCCTGGGATCCAGTTCCGCGCTTTCTTCTGCACGATCGCGACCCGCTCTTCATGGCCAGTCAGCACTCACTCAAATCAATGGGAATCAAAACTGTGGTCACTGCCCCAGGATCCCCCAGGCAAAATGCCATAGCAGAACGGATGATTGGCAGTTGCCGCAGAGAGTGTTTTGATCACATCATCGTGCTCAATGAAGAGCATCTGCGACAAAAGCTTGGTGAGTATGTGGATTATTACCACCAGCGGACCCATTTGGGTTTGGCCAAAGATTCCCCGGTTCACCGTCCGATTCAGCACAAAGAGTCAGGCGACGTTATCGTATTCCCAGTTCTCGGCGGTCTGCACCATCGGTACAAGCGCGCCGCTGCCTGACATCTGTCAGCTATCGGTTTCTGATTTTCAAAGAGCGTATTGACTTGACGTTCCGATCCACTGTGCATGAAATCCAAGACTCAGCAGGATCAAGGCATTTTCAAGCACCTTATACCCTCTCGATTCTCCCAGGTTTTGTTCCAACAGACCAGAAAAATCGCTCCGTCGATGCATCAACCAAGGCCAATTTGGGTGCAGATAACATTTACGAGAGGGACAGCAGGCTGGTGGACATGGCCAAGGCTCCCTTTGGTTGACCTGAAAAACCTTATAGAGCCTCATGTCCATGCCTCTGCCCCCCCAGGCACCCAAAAACCGCAAGAGCCTAAAAAACCAGAAACTAACGCCTACGGCGTCCTCAGCAGTCGGAAGCCCAGGAAGTTGCTGCGGTCGCCCGGGTCGTAGTTGTTGCGATTGGCGCAACGCAGGTCCCCGGCGCCGTGGAGCCAAGAACCGCCGCGACCCACGCGGTAGGAGCCGCTTCCCTCATATATCGGACTCTTGGGAGCATGCTTGTCATAGGCATGCTCGTCGTACACATCCTGCACCCATTCCCACACGTTCCCGCTCATGTCATAGAGGCCCAAACCGTTGGGCGCCTTGCCACCCACAGGGTGATATTCTTCATCATGCCAGGCCACCTTGTCCAAATCCTCACTTCCTGAATACAACCGGTCCTTGCCCCCACTCCGGCACGCATACTCCCATTCCGCCTCCGTAGGTAGCCGGTATTTGCCGCCTCCACGAGCGTTCAGCTTCCGGATGAATTCCTGTACATCATTCCAGGATACGTTCTCCACTGGATGATCATCCCCCTTGAGGGTTGACGGATCGCTCCCCATCACCGCCCGCCACTGCGCCTGGGTCACCTCGTACTTGCCCAACCAGAAACCGTCCAACGTCACGCGATGCACAGGTATCTCGTTTTGATAACCCCCTGTGTCGCCCATCTCGTATGAACCGCCGGACACCCACACGAATTCCATCCCGGTTTGGAAGTCTTCACCTACCCATTTCTGTTCAGCGTTATAGCCTTCAGCTAATTCCGCCTCGCGCTTCGCTTCCTTTTCCCGCTTCTTGCGATCCCGTTCCAACCGATCCTGTTCCGCTTGCAACCGGGCACGCTCCACTGCTGGGCGTGCCTCTATCTCCTTCAACTCTCGCTTCACTCGCAGGGCATCCTCCAAACGATCTCGCTCCGCTTCCTGCTGTGCAGCCTCCGCCGCCTCCTGCGCTTCCTTCTCCTTTAACTCTCGCTCCGTTCGGGCAATTTCAGTCATTGATGAGGTTTCCCCATCTGCTTCAGCCACTGATGGTTCAGAGATTTTCTCCAACTCACCAATTCTTGCCTCATAATGAGGGACAAGACATCCCACGAGAATCCGTTTCAATCGGGAGTCGCCTAAATCTTCTGTTAACACCGGACATGCCTTATTTCTGGTCTTAATCCACTCCCTCTGTCCATCTCTAACCTTATCAGGAGTATCTGAAGATTTTCTTGCTATCAAGTATGCGTCACCCAGTCTCCCATCATACTCAAAGAGTTTCGTGTCCGAACATATCAATTTTTCAATTGGCGCCCTTGCTTCGGAGCAATCGAAACTTGCGGCTTCTGATGCCTGAACCCCCATCATCCCAGCCGCCAGGACCATTGATATTACTACTGGTGTATTTATCATTCTGTCCATAGTGATTACTCTCCTGAATCGGTGACTTCTTTTGGGGCATGGCTTTGTTGCATGAATCGGAGAGGAAGAGGTATTTCCCCCTTTCCCCAATATTTTACTCGGTGACCGGATAGCTATCCGGCATGCCCAAAGCGGTCATTATATTCAGAGTCCGACAGCGGGCCATAGCCTCGCCCTTCTGATTCTCGAACAGGCGGCCATCAACGCGCCGCCGAAGATCCCCTTGATCCGGGCCACGGCGGTCTCTGCCAAGCTTCGTCTGTGATAGCCGCTCTCCCTTTTCCACTGAGTTCGCCCGACCTGTCTAATCCGACGCAACGCCTCATCGCGTGGAAGCGGCGGTGCATGGCGGTTGCCGTGCTGCTTTATTTTGGCGTTGCGTTGCGGTGGAATCGCCGCTCGCGCTCCCCTCGCGGCGATGGCCTCATAGCATCTCCACGTATCGTAGCCGCCATCGCCTGAAACCTGGACCAGATCATCCGCACACTGATCCAACAGGTCAGGCAACATCTCGCTATCGCCCTTATCGTTGGCGGTCAACGTCGCCGCCACCAGTTCACCGCTGGCTTCGTTCACGCCAAGATGCAGCTTGCGCCAGGTCCGCCGCTTCGACCAGCCGTGCTGGCGCACCTTCCATTCCCCTTCACCGAACACCTTCAGCCCTGTGGAATCAACCACCATGTGCAGCGGCTTCCGCTTACCCTGGCGCGGCAACGGAACATTCAGGCCCTTCTGCCGGCGGCAGAATGTGCTGTAATCCGGCGTCAGCAAGGGCAGCCCCAGCATATCAATCACGGAGCCAACCAACCCTTGCAGCGCCCGTAGCGGAAGCTTGAACAATACCCGCAGCGTCAAGCCGCACAGGATGGCGGTATCCGTGTAGACCGAAACCCCACCGCGCTTCTTGGGCGGCTCCTTTACATGCCACCCAGCGATCGCCTCTTCATCAAACCACAGAGTCAGCCGACCTCGTTTCACCAGCGCGTCGTGATAGGCTGACCAGTTCCGCACCCGATAGCGACGCTTACCGCTCCCATGCCCCTTCATCATGCCCGCTCCCTGGCCGATGTTTTTGGCATCAGGATATCACAATCCGTTCAAACGGTTGGATTCATGCAACAAAGCCCATCGCAAGCGTCAACAATCAGCGTAAGAACGCATCGTCAAGCGAACGCGCTTTTTCAAGCGCCTCCTTCTGTTTGATACGCTCCGAGTGAACCCCGTGCCTTCTGCTGGGGGCCTGGGCGCTGGATTGCGACCACCTGACAATGTAATCCTCACTGTGCTGCAGGCTTCCAGCGCTCAGCTCGAGCACTGAAAACTTGGGCTTGAGCTCCACGACAACCGCGCTGGCAATCCGCTGTTCCATCCCTCCCAGCGACTCGCCACTCTGGGGATCGATCAATGCTTCCTTAAGGGCGTAGATCGTGACTTGCTGACCCAGCTTGACGGCCCCCTCACCGCGGTTGAGCACCGCCCTATCGCCCATCACCCGCACTATCCGTGGCGGATAGATGGCACCAATCAGGTCGCTGCCAATCGAATCCGCCAGACGCGTGATACGTCCCGCAAGCAGACTGCTGGCATCGGAGATCGGCTTGTCTGTGGACGCGGAGACCTTGCCTCGTTTCCGCCACTTCATCTCACGACTGGAAAACTCCACAACCTCGATGTCGTAGTTAAAACCCGCTTCTGAGTGGTACAAGCGCTCACCGGTCGCCTGGATGTGCTTCACATCATTCAGGTGGCTGAAATACTTGCTGGTCTTGACCAGTACCAGATAGTCCGCACCCTTTCCCCGGCCCAGGCGGGCAAGCTCACCCTGCTCCGCGTCACTGCCCCGGATAAAGGCTTTTTCTGCCGCGAATGCACCAGCATCATCCCTTTTGAGCACATCGAATCGACGACTGGCCATCAATGAAGCCTCGATGGCCTCGGCCAAGGTGGCCGCACGGGTATCAGTTGCAGACACGACCAGTGTGCGCCGCTTGTCCGGATCCCCCAGCTTTTTGTATGCCTTGTAATACAATCTGACATGCGCCTCCCAACCGGTTTGGGTCTCATAGACATCCAGTACCTCATACCCGGTCACCGGCGCATTGTCCGGCGTCCGAGTCTGTCTGACCACGGACCGACTGAGACGCGACACAATCTCTTCGCTATTTCCTTCGGTACCATAGGTGGCGTTATCCTTTAGGCTGCGCACCAGTGCGCCTTCCAGGCTAAATCCAAAGGCCTTGCCAACAGCATTTTCCAAGGCCATCAACACCGCCTCCTCCTTGTTTAACCCGCTTCCCCCGGCACCAATGGAGCTAACAATCACGTCCGCCTGCGCTGAGGAGACAAATAAGCAAGCAATGATCAATAGTCTAGAAATCATCGACATTGTTTCGTACCTTGCTGCCGCCAATCATGGAATGATCCACTCCCGGTGCGGGCGTTTCCTCTTTATTCGAGATCACACGCCTGGCCCGTTTGCCTGTCGCAATATTGATCGCATCCTCGGCGTGCGGCGACCAGTAAAGGACTGAACCCACGACTCTGGCCTGTGCGCCTTTATGCGGATAAGCCAGGTCCCAGTGTATCGGGTTAGATAGACCGGCCAGTTTCACCTTTCCCTTGGTCCGAAAGCTCTCGATACTCTTGGTGACGATCTCCGACACTTCCTCTTCGGTTTTTTGCACCCCTTCAGCCGTCTCGGTGACCCGCACGAAACTGTTTGCAAATTCACTGCTCGAGGTCTCGTTGCTGAAATTCGCCTGACTGTCCAGGAACAGTGTCATCTGCTCGTAAGCGCCGGCATCCGCCTGTGTCAGGGCACTGCGCTTGCGTCGTTCATTCGCCTTTGGCATTCCCTGGTGGGGGGCATAACCCCATTGGCCATAGCTGGCCAGTACCGGGTAACCGTGGCTGTCGTAAAGCTTGCGTATCCCCCATTCGTAGACCACGGAGCCATCGTCAATTTCATTCCCGACCTGCGTCTCGAACGGAACGCCACTGGCCAGCTCTGGGGCAGCAACAATCGATTCGCTGTGCAAAATGGCATTCACGAAGTTACGGTTTTTCTCCGAATAGACCGCAACTAGCAAAACCGCCGCACGACCATTGCAATCGACAGTTTCAAATGACTTGACCGGTATCAGCCCGGTGGCAGCACCAAAAGCTCTTCTTGCCGCTGCGTGTGCCAGGGATTCCCGGAATAGATCGACCTTTTTCTCGCGCGAGGCACTGCGGATTTCCTGCTCAGACACGCCCTCCGCACGCAGGGCATTGTCTAACTTGGCTTCGACCAGTTTGACAGATTTGTCACCGATACGAATGTTTCTACTACCTGCATCATCATTGGGAAATCCGTACTCGGCACTCGCCGGCGAGGCATCGTAACGCTCGGAGACAATCTGCGCCTGAGACTCTGTTTGCTTCTTCAAGATGAATTTCGCCTGCACATTGGCCAGCGCCTTGGCGTAAGCGAAATCTCGCGACTGCGTGAACTGAGGACTGTCCACGCTTTTATCAACCGACATCACATCACTCTTGAGCAGAACTAGGCGACCGGCTTCGGCGCGTTTTATCAAGTCCGAGCCGAAAGAACTGCCGTTGAAGGCGCGGACCTGTTTGTCCAGCATCTCACTCGCATTTGCGACACTCCCATTGGACTGGCAGGTATCTGCCGTAACCACAGGGGAGATAACCATACCGGCAGAAAAGGCCATAGCAATCAGGGTTTTCATCAGACTCACCACGCAAAGTTCTTGTTGGAACCTGTTTTGTCGATCTCAACATAGCTGTCAAACAGCACGTAGCCACGCACCTTATCGACCACCTCCAGCATGAAGGCATAATTCAACTGTTGCCTGTCGCCGTCTGCTGAACGCGTGGTAGCCACGACAATTTTTCCAGTCAGGTACAGGTCGGGGGCGGCAAGAGTTCCATCCTGTGCCACTGTGCTTTGGTCGAACAATTTCGAGTCCTGCAACTTACGCTCATCCAGCACTGCACGGGTCTGGTCCGCCCCCAAGGCATTGGAGAAGCGGAAACGGTTAGATTGGCGCAACTTGCGTTTGATCTGTGCTGTCAAGCGACGGATATCAAAATTGTTCAACGTGTC
Protein-coding sequences here:
- a CDS encoding penicillin-binding protein activator LpoB, producing the protein MQNIKLIFLATGALLAGCVSNAVVSTNPNSPSATGNLDGYESFSITSIDLGYAANKAVQQFLEAPESIKPGGGRYVIVVDQVVNDTLNNFDIRRLTAQIKRKLRQSNRFRFSNALGADQTRAVLDERKLQDSKLFDQSTVAQDGTLAAPDLYLTGKIVVATTRSADGDRQQLNYAFMLEVVDKVRGYVLFDSYVEIDKTGSNKNFAW
- a CDS encoding Rpn family recombination-promoting nuclease/putative transposase; translation: MTKITQPHDRFLKALLSDPDKAGTLLREQLPKEVTELLSSEPPELVDGSFIDGEFREHLTDRLFRVKSREGKAAYIYTLVEHKSYNDEWVAFQLLRYMVRIWERLIQKKMQKLPPIVPLVVYHGAREWKVPNHFSALIEADESLLPHLLDFSFAVTDLGRVEDDALSEDTRLRAALMAMKYAFQGAEGVVVFPQIGKGTQGDPDFAKLVLRYLIQTYRGMTMADVQAYAEEAFPGEAEEYASLFAREMMSKGRQEGRQEGEAALLLRQLHRCFGELPAWVEEKIQNSGVEQIEVWTDRVFDGESLESVFK
- a CDS encoding integrase, whose amino-acid sequence is MIGSCRRECFDHIIVLNEEHLRQKLGEYVDYYHQRTHLGLAKDSPVHRPIQHKESGDVIVFPVLGGLHHRYKRAAA
- a CDS encoding SUMF1/EgtB/PvdO family nonheme iron enzyme — protein: MTEIARTERELKEKEAQEAAEAAQQEAERDRLEDALRVKRELKEIEARPAVERARLQAEQDRLERDRKKREKEAKREAELAEGYNAEQKWVGEDFQTGMEFVWVSGGSYEMGDTGGYQNEIPVHRVTLDGFWLGKYEVTQAQWRAVMGSDPSTLKGDDHPVENVSWNDVQEFIRKLNARGGGKYRLPTEAEWEYACRSGGKDRLYSGSEDLDKVAWHDEEYHPVGGKAPNGLGLYDMSGNVWEWVQDVYDEHAYDKHAPKSPIYEGSGSYRVGRGGSWLHGAGDLRCANRNNYDPGDRSNFLGFRLLRTP
- a CDS encoding DUF6844 domain-containing protein — its product is MKTLIAMAFSAGMVISPVVTADTCQSNGSVANASEMLDKQVRAFNGSSFGSDLIKRAEAGRLVLLKSDVMSVDKSVDSPQFTQSRDFAYAKALANVQAKFILKKQTESQAQIVSERYDASPASAEYGFPNDDAGSRNIRIGDKSVKLVEAKLDNALRAEGVSEQEIRSASREKKVDLFRESLAHAAARRAFGAATGLIPVKSFETVDCNGRAAVLLVAVYSEKNRNFVNAILHSESIVAAPELASGVPFETQVGNEIDDGSVVYEWGIRKLYDSHGYPVLASYGQWGYAPHQGMPKANERRKRSALTQADAGAYEQMTLFLDSQANFSNETSSSEFANSFVRVTETAEGVQKTEEEVSEIVTKSIESFRTKGKVKLAGLSNPIHWDLAYPHKGAQARVVGSVLYWSPHAEDAINIATGKRARRVISNKEETPAPGVDHSMIGGSKVRNNVDDF